A window of the Citrus sinensis cultivar Valencia sweet orange chromosome 9, DVS_A1.0, whole genome shotgun sequence genome harbors these coding sequences:
- the LOC112496715 gene encoding uncharacterized protein LOC112496715, with translation MDDLQDLRNLNHREGIQPVNVHEGLNGQCVQRKPGNNNIIHMANDRDKAIRDYAVLTPQAIHPGIVRPDVQANNFELKPVMFQMLQTVGQFNGLPSKDLHPHLKLFLEVSDAFKIAGASQEALRLRLFSFSLRDRARAWLNSLPPDSITTWSDLADKFLLKYFPPTKNAKLRNEITSFHQLEDESLCDAWERFKELLRRCPHHGIPCCIQLETLYNGLNQSTRLIVDASANGALLFKSYNEAYEILERIANNNYQWPSTRQAATRGTAGVHNVDALTALSAQVTSLTKMVKAMTTAPATVNQISDMSCVYCGEGHLFDNCPGNPASVNYMGSFNRQN, from the coding sequence ATGGATGATTTGCAAGATTTGAGAAACTTGAACCATAGAGAGGGGATACAACCAGTCAATGTACATGAAGGTCTGAATGGACAATGTGTTCAAAGGAAACCAGGGAACAACAACATTATTCACATGGCGAACGATAGAGATAAAGCCATTCGAGACTACGCAGTGTTGACTCCTCAAGCCATACATCCGGGAATAGTTAGACCCGACGTTCAAGCTAACAATTTTGAGCTCAAACCAGTGATGTTTCAGATGCTACAAACAGTGGGACAATTTAATGGACTGCCATCAAAAGATCTTCATCCACATCTTAAGCTATTTTTGGAAGTGagtgatgctttcaagattgctgGAGCATCGCAGGAAGCATTGAGACTCAGACTTTTCTCGTTTTCTTTGagagatcgagcaagagcatggttgAATTCTCTACCACCAGATTCTATCACTACATGGAGTGACTTGGCTGacaaatttttgttgaaatacTTCCCGCCAACCAAGAATGCAAAGTTGAGGAACGAGATCACatctttccatcaacttgaagatgagagcTTGTGTGATGCATGGGAGAGATTTAAGGAGTTACTCAGGAGAtgtcctcatcatggtatTCCTTGCTGCATACAGTTGGAAACTTTATATAATGGTCTCAACCAAAGCACTAGATTGATAGTGGACGCTTCAGCAAATGGGGCCTTGTTATTTAAGTCTTACAATgaggcttatgaaattttggagaggaTAGCCAACAATAACTATCAGTGGCCATCAACCAGACAAGCTGCAACAAGAGGAACAGCAGGAGTTCATAACGTAGATGCCTTGACAGCATTGTCAGCCCAAGTAACTTCATTAACAAAGATGGTAAAGGCTATGACTACTGCTCCAGCAACTGTTAACCAAATATCTGATATGTCTTGCGTTTATTGTGGAGAAGGGcatttatttgacaattgtcCTGGTAATCCAGCTTCGGTTAACTATATGGGCAGCTTCAATAGACAGAACTAG